A part of Setaria viridis chromosome 8, Setaria_viridis_v4.0, whole genome shotgun sequence genomic DNA contains:
- the LOC117866526 gene encoding uncharacterized protein produces the protein MLESHDNWCKVEFRMEPEIFIVIANYLRVENLLRDTHGVRVEEHLGMFIFMLSHNASTDRLKKEFQHSGEIIHRKITEFFDIILALTHRFLKLPNVNHTHVKIASDPRFMPFFRNCIGTIDGTHVPITISQEKDASYRNRKGTLPQNVMCACDFDLDFTFISCGWEGSASDAGVLRSACVKGFHVPVGRFYLVDGGYANTSSFNAPYRGVRYHLSEFRRYENQYANYKELFNHRHAQLRNHIERAFGVLKKQFPILKVGTFHPIENKIEIPAIAAVFQNLIRGQNRDEGWLDHQPNNINQSD, from the coding sequence ATGTTGGAAAGCCACGATAATTGGTGCAAAGTGGAGTTCAGGATGGAGCCTGAGATATTTATAGTTATAGCCAATTATCTTAGAGTGGAGAACTTGTTACGTGACACCCATGGTGTTAGAGTTGAGGAGCATCTAGGAATGTTTATATTCATGCTCTCTCATAATGCAAGCACCGATAGGCTAAAAAAGGAATTCCAACACAGTGGTGAGATAATTCATAGGAAAATAACAGAGTTCTTTGATATAATTCTAGCACTGACTCATAGATTCTTGAAACTCCCAAATGTGAACCATACACATGTGAAGATTGCATCAGATCCTCGATTTATGCCTTTCTTTCGGAACTGCATTGGGACCATTGATGGAACTCATGTCCCTATCACCATTTCACAAGAAAAAGATGCTTCCTACAGAAATAGGAAAGGAACCTTACCACAGAACGTGATGTGTGCATGTGACTTTGATTTAGATTTTACTTTCATCTCATGTGGTTGGGAAGGATCTGCATCAGATGCAGGGGTCCTACGGTCTGCATGTGTAAAGGGTTTTCATGTGCCTGTGGGGAGGTTCTACCTTGTAGATGGTGGATACGCAAATACATCCTCATTCAATGCTCCATACCGAGGAGTTAGGTATCACCTTAGTGAGTTTAGGAGATATGAAAATCAGTATGCAAATTACAAAGAATTGTTCAACCATCGACATGCGCAGCTTCGCAATCATATTGAAAGGGCCTTTGGCGTGCTAAAAAAGCAGTTTCCAATCCTGAAAGTTGGGACATTTCATCCAATTGAGAATAAAATTGAAATTCCAGCGATAGCTGCAGTATTTCAAAATCTCATTAGAGGGCAAAATAGGGATGAAGGGTGGCTGGATCACCAACCAAATAATATCAACCAATCTGATTAG
- the LOC117866210 gene encoding cytochrome P450 94B3: MICYMLWWLVACCLLLLLYGVRLRSGWSHGHGPRSYPVIGCLFAFYQNRWRLLDWYTELLAASPTQTIVVDRLGARRTVVTANPVNVEHILKGNFGNYPKGKPFTDILGDLLGTGIFNVDGELWYAQRKLVSHEFSARALRELEFAVLEDEARERLVPALGLAAASGDAIDMQDLLRRFSFDVICRVSLGVDPGCLDPALPAPRLAAAFDAAAGIIARRGAAPVAAVWKVKRALGVGSESRLREEIRVIHEAVMDLIHIRKKELALVNGGGGGNDGRRSDLLSRMMECGYPDEAIRDMVISFIMAGRDTTSSALTWFFWLLTRHRDVEREVLREVAGGGAGHHAAGGQGKMRVLHAALCETMRLYPPVAWDSKHAAAADVLPDGTRVERGDRVTYFQYGMGRMESIWGADAADFSPQRWLSLPEDGAPPAAVAGVSPFKYPVFQAGPRTCLGKEMAFVQMKFVASTVLRRFELTPVDEGRVPVFLPLMTAHMAGGLNVTVRSRGDQQAAAAAAGGSTPIAVAAATGN, translated from the coding sequence ATGATCTGCTACATGCTGTGGTGGTTGGTGGCATGCTGCCTCCTGCTCCTCTTGTACGGCGTTCGGCTCCGTTCCGGCTGGAGCCATGGCCACGGACCGAGGAGCTACCCGGTGATCGGGTGTCTCTTCGCCTTCTACCAGAACCGGTGGCGGCTGCTGGACTGGTACACCGAGCTGCTGGCGGCGTCGCCGACGCAGACGATCGTCGTGGACCGGCTGGGCGCGCGGCGGACGGTGGTGACGGCGAACCCAGTGAACGTGGAGCACATCCTCAAGGGCAACTTCGGCAACTACCCCAAGGGGAAGCCCTTCACCGACATCCTCGGCGACCTGCTCGGCACGGGGATCTTCAACGTCGACGGCGAGCTGTGGTACGCGCAGCGGAAGCTGGTGAGCCACGAGTTCTCGGCGCGAGCGCTCCGGGAGCTGGAGTTCGCCGTGCTCGAGGACGAGGCCCGGGAACGCCTCGTGCCGGCGCtaggcctcgccgccgccagcggcgaCGCCATCGACATGCAGGACCTGCTCCGCCGCTTTTCCTTCGACGTCATCTGCCGGGTGTCGCTCGGCGTTGACCCCGGCTGCCTCGACCCGGCATTGCCGGCGCcaaggctggcggcggcgttcgacgccgccgccgggatcaTCGCCAggcgcggcgccgcgccggtggCCGCCGTATGGAAGGTCAAGCGCGCGCTGGGCGTCGGCTCCGAGAGCCGCCTGCGCGAGGAGATCAGGGTCATCCACGAGGCCGTTATGGACCTCATCCACATCCGCAAGAAGGAGCTCGCCCTggtcaacggcggcggcggcggcaacgacggGCGGCGGAGCGACCTCCTGTCGCGGATGATGGAATGCGGGTACCCAGACGAGGCGATCCGCGACATGGTGATCAGCTTCATCATGGCCGGCCGCGACACGACGTCGTCGGCGCTGACGTGGTTCTTCTGGCTGCTCACCCGCCACCGCGACGTCGAGCGGGAGGTCCTGcgcgaggtcgccggcggcggcgcgggccaccacgccgccggcgggcaGGGAAAGATGCGCGTGCTCCACGCCGCGCTGTGCGAAACGATGCGGCTGTACCCCCCGGTGGCGTGGGACTCgaagcacgcggcggcggcggacgtgcTCCCCGACGGCACCCGCGTCGAGCGCGGCGACCGCGTCACCTACTTCCAGTACGGCATGGGGCGGATGGAGTCCATCTggggcgccgacgccgccgattTCAGCCCGCAGCGCTGGCTCTCCCTGCCGGAggacggcgcgccgcccgccgccgtcgccggcgtgtCGCCGTTCAAGTACCCGGTGTTCCAGGCCGGGCCGCGGACGTGCCTCGGCAAGGAGATGGCCTTCGTGCAGATGAAGTTCGTAGCAAGCACCGTGCTCCGGCGGTTCGAGCTCACCCCCGTCGACGAGGGGCGCGTGCCGGTGTTCCTGCCGCTGATGACGGCGCACATGGCCGGCGGGCTCAACGTGACGGTGAGGAGCAGAGGGGATCAGCaggccgctgcggcggcggcaggcggcagcacACCCATTGCAGTTGCTGCTGCTACGGGGAATTGA